The proteins below are encoded in one region of Chitinophagales bacterium:
- a CDS encoding Lrp/AsnC ligand binding domain-containing protein, with amino-acid sequence MEKRHVDYEIDNTDIQLLNILQKDAFTPFTEIAKELYVSPGTVHVRMKKLTEYGIARAPQVQIDLPKMGYDITAFIGVYLNKSDMYDGVIKELKKIPEIVSCHYTTGNYSLFIKIHCRDTQHLRTVLHDKIQKIEGINRTETLISLEESFVRNLELPLLESIQKK; translated from the coding sequence ATGGAAAAACGACATGTAGATTACGAAATTGATAATACCGATATTCAACTATTAAATATCTTACAAAAAGATGCCTTTACACCCTTTACCGAAATAGCTAAAGAACTTTATGTTTCGCCAGGCACGGTGCATGTACGCATGAAAAAACTTACGGAATACGGCATCGCAAGGGCTCCTCAGGTGCAAATAGATTTACCCAAAATGGGATACGACATCACTGCGTTTATTGGTGTGTACCTCAACAAAAGCGATATGTACGATGGCGTAATAAAAGAATTGAAAAAGATTCCTGAAATTGTAAGTTGCCACTACACCACGGGAAACTATAGTTTATTTATTAAAATTCATTGCCGTGATACACAGCACCTAAGAACAGTGCTGCACGATAAAATACAAAAGATAGAAGGCATTAACCGCACAGAAACTCTAATTTCGCTAGAAGAAAGTTTTGTTCGTAATTTAGAGTTGCCACTATTAGAATCCATTCAAAAAAAATGA
- a CDS encoding Smr/MutS family protein, with the protein MAKKKKLPPSGALNTNVLKMFMMGAANPAGSNKTFSHSADVVDLHIEQSAVKYKKIDATEALILQLEQVEKSIDAAIASGKMEIRVIHGLGKGKLKEEIHKMLRKHPHVCSFENDYTPSYGWGSTLIKFY; encoded by the coding sequence ATGGCTAAGAAGAAAAAGTTGCCGCCTTCCGGTGCGCTAAATACTAATGTTTTAAAGATGTTTATGATGGGTGCTGCCAATCCGGCAGGCAGTAATAAAACCTTTTCGCATAGTGCCGATGTTGTAGATTTGCATATTGAACAAAGCGCTGTAAAATATAAAAAGATTGATGCCACAGAGGCATTGATATTGCAATTGGAGCAGGTTGAAAAGAGTATTGATGCCGCTATTGCATCGGGCAAAATGGAAATACGCGTAATACACGGTTTAGGAAAAGGTAAGCTGAAGGAAGAAATTCATAAAATGCTCAGGAAACATCCGCACGTTTGCAGTTTTGAAAATGATTACACACCAAGCTATGGTTGGGGCAGTACGCTCATAAAATTTTACTGA